A genome region from Pseudomonas helmanticensis includes the following:
- a CDS encoding metal ABC transporter substrate-binding protein, translated as MRALLVLFSLLLSMSLSAAEKLPVVTSFSILADMVHQVGGEHIQITNMVGPDADAHTYEPTPDDAKALLNAKLIIKNGLGFEPWLDRLVTSTETKATVISASHGVIPRSLDEDGETVPDPHAWHNLANTELYIANITKALIAADPANKTDYERNSKTYLKQIYALLTEAKTKLGSLPPGNRKIVTSHDAFGYLGQAYGIDFMAPQGLSTEREPSAAEVAALITQIRQAKVKAVFMENIKDARLLKQIADESGAHIGGTLYSDALAASGPASTFTGLFEYNLNTLYDALSRP; from the coding sequence ATGCGCGCTCTACTCGTGTTGTTCAGCTTGCTGCTGTCGATGTCGTTATCGGCAGCGGAGAAATTGCCGGTGGTGACCAGTTTCAGCATCCTCGCCGACATGGTCCATCAGGTCGGTGGCGAGCATATCCAGATCACCAACATGGTCGGCCCCGACGCCGATGCACACACCTACGAGCCGACACCGGATGACGCCAAAGCGCTACTCAACGCCAAGTTGATCATCAAGAACGGCCTCGGTTTCGAGCCGTGGCTGGATCGACTGGTGACCAGCACCGAGACCAAAGCGACCGTCATCAGTGCCAGTCACGGCGTGATTCCGCGCTCGCTGGATGAAGACGGCGAAACCGTTCCCGATCCGCACGCCTGGCACAATCTGGCGAACACCGAGTTGTACATCGCCAACATCACCAAGGCGTTGATCGCTGCCGACCCGGCGAACAAAACCGACTACGAACGCAACAGCAAAACCTATTTGAAGCAGATCTACGCCCTGCTCACCGAAGCCAAAACCAAACTCGGTTCACTGCCACCGGGCAATCGCAAGATCGTTACCAGCCACGATGCTTTCGGTTATCTCGGTCAGGCCTACGGCATCGACTTTATGGCGCCACAGGGTTTGTCCACTGAGCGCGAGCCGTCGGCCGCCGAAGTTGCCGCGCTGATTACCCAGATCCGTCAGGCCAAGGTCAAAGCGGTGTTCATGGAAAACATCAAGGATGCGCGCTTGCTCAAGCAGATCGCCGACGAAAGCGGCGCGCACATCGGTGGCACGTTGTACTCCGATGCCCTCGCTGCGAGCGGCCCGGCCAGCACTTTCACCGGCCTGTTCGAATACAACCTCAACACCCTTTACGACGCGCTGAGCCGACCATGA
- a CDS encoding carbonate dehydratase: protein MIRKNPSGDLPQIAESAYVDKTAIICGKVVIGENVFVGPYAVIRADEVDASGEMEPITIGANSNIQDGVVIHSKSGAAVTIGEFSSIAHRSIVHGPCMVGDRVFIGFNSVLFNCVVGNGCVVRHNSVVDGRDLPDAFYVPSTTRIGPNTDLSLFPPVSVSASEFSEDVARTNVDLVRGYKALQNEF from the coding sequence ATGATCCGCAAAAATCCTTCAGGTGATTTACCGCAGATCGCCGAGTCGGCCTACGTCGATAAAACGGCAATCATCTGCGGCAAAGTGGTGATCGGCGAGAACGTCTTCGTTGGTCCTTATGCGGTGATCCGTGCCGACGAAGTGGACGCCTCGGGTGAGATGGAGCCGATCACCATCGGCGCCAATTCGAACATCCAGGACGGCGTGGTGATCCACTCGAAATCCGGCGCGGCGGTGACCATCGGCGAATTCAGTTCCATCGCCCACCGCTCGATCGTGCATGGCCCGTGCATGGTTGGCGACCGCGTATTCATCGGTTTCAACAGCGTGTTGTTTAACTGCGTGGTCGGCAACGGCTGCGTGGTGCGGCACAACTCGGTGGTCGATGGGCGGGATTTGCCCGACGCCTTCTACGTGCCCTCCACCACGCGCATCGGCCCGAATACCGACCTCTCGTTATTTCCGCCAGTGAGCGTCAGCGCCTCGGAGTTTTCCGAGGATGTGGCGCGCACCAACGTCGATCTGGTGCGCGGCTACAAAGCCTTGCAGAACGAGTTCTGA